The DNA window CTTCCGTGCCCTGCCTGAATGAAGCGCAGCGGCGCGGCGGCCGCGGGCGTGCCGGCGCTGGCCAGCAGTTTGCGCAATTGCTCCAGCGCGGGGTCATCGCCCAGCGGCGTGCTGGCGGTGCGCGCGGTGAGGTGCTGCTGCACGCGCGCCACCGTTTTTTGCAGGCGCGCAGCCTGCAGGGGCTTGAGCAAATAGTCCACCGCCTGCGCCTCAAACGCCTGCACGGCGTACTGGTCGTAGGCGGTGAGGAAGACCAGCGCAGGAAAGGGCTTGTGCTGCGGCCAGGCGTCCGCCAGTTCGGCGGCTGCGTCCAGACCGCTCTGCCCGGGCATGCGGATGTCGAAAAACAGCACGTCGGGTTCCAGCGCCAATGCTTCGCGCACGGCGGCCAGGCCATCGCCGACGGTGGCCACCACCTGCAGCGCAGGCCAGGCCAGGGCCAGTTCGTGGCGCAGGCCTGCGGCCAGCAGGGGCTCGTCCTCGGCGATCAGGGCGCGTGGGGCGGGGGTGTTCATGGGGCTGAAAAATTCAAGGGAAAAGTGACTCTGGCGCTTGTCCCGCCAGCGCTGGTAGCTATCAATTCAAGAGTTCCCTGCGGGCCGTACAAAGTGGCCAGGCGCTCGCGTACCTGCGCCAACCCAAAGTGGCTGGCGGTGCTGTCGGTGTGGTCTGTGTGCAGCGGCGCCAAGCCTACCCCCGTATCCGCGACTTCGAGGACCAGCAGCGTGCCGGATGGGCCGGGCAAGGTACTGGCACGCACATGGATGTGGCCACCCCCCACCTGGGGTTCGAGTCCGTGGCGGATGGCGTTTTCTACCAGCGGCTGCAGCAGCAGCGGCGGTACAGGTGTGCTTTGAAGTGCCTCGGGCAGGTCCAGTGTGAAGGCCAGGCGCGAACCCATGCGCACGGCCATGATCTCCAGATAGTCTGCAAGGCGTGCAAACTCGTCGGCCAGCGGGTGCAACGCAGAGCGCGCGCCGCCCAAGGTGGCGCGCAGGTAGGCGATCAGGTGGTCCAGCATGGCCTGGGCGCGCGGCGGGTCGGTAGCGATCAGCACGCGCAGGTTGGCCAGGGTGTTGAACATCATGTGGGGTTCGAGCTGGGCCTCCAGCAGTTTGAGCCGTGCCTCGGTGGCGTCGCGCTGGGCCTGGGCGATATGGGCCTGCAGGTAGGCGGCCTTGCCCCGGCTGTAGAAGAAGAACGAAATGGCGGCGCTGGCAGCGACGGTGATGAGCAACGAAGGCACCACATCGCGGCCCTGCAGCAGACCTGCGGTGCTGCCGCTGTAGGCATCGCCCAGGGCCGTGCCGAGTACGAAGCCAACGCCCATGCCGCAGGCCACCAGCACGATGCCGCGCCAGCCCATGGGCCAGGGTGTGTTGCTGGGCCCTCGCAGCCCATGGCGGCCCAGCTCGATGACCAGCCAACTGGTCAGGCCGATGCCGAGCGAATACACCAGTTGCACATCCCAGGCACCGTTTTTGGACAGCGTGAGTGCCAGCGCGATCAGGCAGCAGAGCACGGCCGTGATCAGGCCGTGGCGCGCAAGCGGGCGAAGGTCAAAGTGCGGCATGAGGCGTGGTGGGCGGGTGTGGCTTGCCATTGTGCGGCAGGCCGTCCGCGTTCTCATAGCGGTGGCTGGCGGTGCAGCGCAGCGCGTTCGCGCTCCAGCAACTGGGCATAGAGGCTGCCGCCGGGCATGGCAACCCACACGGCGGCGCCGTGGATCAGCAGGCCCAGGCCCCAGCCCAGCGCCGGGAACACAGCCCAGGGGTAGTTGCTGCGCGAGGAAAGAAAGGCCAGAAACAGGTTGACCAGCACATACACGCAGGCATGGGCGTACCAGCCCAGCTTGGCACCCGCGCGCTTGCGCGCCAGGCGTTCGAGATCGTCGCTTTTGGAAGAAGGGGCGTGGGCCATGGCTTGTCCTTTCAGGCGGCCATAACGCGCTGTGCCGGGGCGCGGTCTTTTGCCAGGCGCAGCAGGCGCCCGGTGCGGGCGGCAAACACACCGTTGAAGACGCCATAGACCAGTGCGATCTGCAGCGCGAAGCCACTATCGCGTGCCAGTGGCGGCTGCAATGCGAGCTCCACACCCACCGCCCACTTCACCAGAAAGATGCCGACGATGAGCAGCATAGGCCAGCCACTTCCCGGCAGCGCAAAGCGTTGGTGTGCGGCGTCGTAGTGGGTGCCTGCGGGCGGTGTACGGAACAGCCATAGTGAAAGCCCGGCCACCGCACAGGCCACAGCCAGCCAGGCGCCCAGCACGCCCGCCAGCTGCGGCGCTGCCCCAAATGCAGAGCCCAAGCCCCAGGCGGAAAAGACGGCCATGGCGATGGGCATCAACAGCACACGGCGCAGGCCGGCGCTGCGCGCGAAAAACTGGCTGGCGCCCAGCCAGACCAGGGCGGCGAGCAGCAGCCACACCCAGGTGGGTGTGTGCTGGACGATGGTGATCAGCATGCGTGGCTGCTGCGTTGCAAGGGTCAAAAGCATGGCAAACCTTTCGAATGGAAGAGCGAAGGCCTGACTGTCGTCGCCAAAGCCGGGCTTGGCTATGCGGCTGCGACGAAATGCGGCTTTGGCACCGCCAGTTGCGCTGGGCGGCTCGCCAGTGGCGAGGTGCCGTTGCGGCCGTGGTGCTCCTCCATTGACTGCGGCGGCTGCAAATGCACCGGCGGGCGGCTTCGTCCGTGACGGAGAAGGGATAATCCACGTTTTTGATCCGGCTGTTCAAGCCAAAGGACGCGCGCGTGGATATTGTTTTGCTGGTCAAGGCCGCCATCATGGGCGTGGTCGAGGGCCTGACCGA is part of the Simplicispira sp. 125 genome and encodes:
- a CDS encoding LytTR family DNA-binding domain-containing protein; translation: MNTPAPRALIAEDEPLLAAGLRHELALAWPALQVVATVGDGLAAVREALALEPDVLFFDIRMPGQSGLDAAAELADAWPQHKPFPALVFLTAYDQYAVQAFEAQAVDYLLKPLQAARLQKTVARVQQHLTARTASTPLGDDPALEQLRKLLASAGTPAAAAPLRFIQAGHGSRIEMVPMDDVLVFEAADKYVRVLTAQREHLIRTPLRELLAQLDTQQFWQIHRGTLVRASAIASAVRSESGKLSVQLHGRSEAFPVSRLYAAQFRAM
- a CDS encoding histidine kinase encodes the protein MASHTRPPRLMPHFDLRPLARHGLITAVLCCLIALALTLSKNGAWDVQLVYSLGIGLTSWLVIELGRHGLRGPSNTPWPMGWRGIVLVACGMGVGFVLGTALGDAYSGSTAGLLQGRDVVPSLLITVAASAAISFFFYSRGKAAYLQAHIAQAQRDATEARLKLLEAQLEPHMMFNTLANLRVLIATDPPRAQAMLDHLIAYLRATLGGARSALHPLADEFARLADYLEIMAVRMGSRLAFTLDLPEALQSTPVPPLLLQPLVENAIRHGLEPQVGGGHIHVRASTLPGPSGTLLVLEVADTGVGLAPLHTDHTDSTASHFGLAQVRERLATLYGPQGTLELIATSAGGTSARVTFPLNFSAP
- a CDS encoding 2TM domain-containing protein encodes the protein MAHAPSSKSDDLERLARKRAGAKLGWYAHACVYVLVNLFLAFLSSRSNYPWAVFPALGWGLGLLIHGAAVWVAMPGGSLYAQLLERERAALHRQPPL
- a CDS encoding DUF6622 family protein, whose amino-acid sequence is MLLTLATQQPRMLITIVQHTPTWVWLLLAALVWLGASQFFARSAGLRRVLLMPIAMAVFSAWGLGSAFGAAPQLAGVLGAWLAVACAVAGLSLWLFRTPPAGTHYDAAHQRFALPGSGWPMLLIVGIFLVKWAVGVELALQPPLARDSGFALQIALVYGVFNGVFAARTGRLLRLAKDRAPAQRVMAA